In Azospirillum sp. TSA2s, one genomic interval encodes:
- the livM gene encoding high-affinity branched-chain amino acid ABC transporter permease LivM: MTTPSHAPSHPHFHINGKRPGVDWAATVKDAGLAAFVALLLTVPLVGLRTVDRPTGLGIEARPEEVIASLLLVFFGRLGLGLIRQGMALPVLILALICAGVGLVLPMPTQVLRLVLVLGGGVIALRAAMTVATGRSKLSQADRDKRMDRIAAKVQHASKYIGPVAVVFAAILPMTPLADRMLLDIGILLLTYIMLGWGLNIVVGLAGLLDLGYVAFYAVGAYSYALLAHYFGLSFWVCLPLAGLLAACSGVLLGFPVLRLRGDYFAIVTLGFGEIIRIILVNWYQFTGGPNGISGIPRPSFFGIADFSRSPAEGMAAFHELFGLEYSPLHRIVFLYYLILALALVVNLFTLRVRKLPLGRAWEALREDDIACASLGINRTNMKLAAFAIAAMFGGFAGSFFATRQGFISPESFTFIESAIILAIVVLGGMGSQIGVVVATLLVIGLPEAFRELADYRMLAFGAGMVVIMLWRPRGLLAHRDPTILLHGGKKPIPAGAAK, translated from the coding sequence ATGACCACCCCTTCCCACGCGCCGTCGCACCCCCATTTCCACATCAACGGCAAGCGCCCCGGCGTCGACTGGGCCGCCACCGTCAAGGACGCCGGCCTCGCCGCCTTCGTCGCCCTGCTGCTGACCGTGCCGCTGGTCGGCCTGCGCACGGTCGACCGCCCCACCGGTCTCGGCATCGAAGCCCGGCCGGAGGAGGTGATCGCCTCCCTCCTCCTGGTCTTCTTCGGCCGCCTCGGCCTCGGGCTGATCCGCCAGGGCATGGCGCTGCCGGTGCTGATCCTGGCGCTGATCTGCGCCGGCGTCGGGCTGGTGCTGCCGATGCCGACCCAGGTGCTGCGGCTGGTTCTGGTGCTGGGCGGCGGCGTCATCGCTCTGCGCGCCGCCATGACGGTGGCCACCGGCCGCTCCAAGCTGAGCCAGGCCGACCGCGACAAGCGGATGGACCGCATCGCCGCCAAGGTGCAGCACGCCAGCAAATACATCGGCCCGGTCGCCGTGGTCTTCGCCGCCATCCTGCCGATGACGCCGCTGGCCGACCGCATGCTGCTGGACATCGGCATCCTGCTGCTGACCTACATCATGCTGGGCTGGGGCCTGAACATCGTCGTCGGCCTCGCCGGCCTGCTCGACCTCGGCTATGTCGCCTTCTACGCGGTCGGCGCCTATTCCTACGCGCTGCTGGCCCATTACTTCGGCCTCAGCTTCTGGGTCTGCCTGCCGCTGGCCGGATTGCTGGCCGCCTGTTCGGGCGTGCTGCTGGGCTTCCCGGTGCTGCGTCTGCGCGGCGACTATTTCGCCATCGTGACCCTGGGCTTCGGCGAGATCATCCGCATCATCCTGGTCAACTGGTACCAGTTCACCGGCGGTCCCAACGGCATCTCCGGCATTCCGCGGCCGAGCTTCTTCGGCATCGCCGACTTCAGCCGCAGCCCGGCCGAGGGCATGGCCGCCTTCCACGAGCTGTTCGGGCTGGAATACTCGCCGCTGCACCGCATCGTCTTCCTCTACTACCTCATCCTGGCCCTGGCGCTGGTGGTGAACCTGTTCACGCTGCGCGTTCGCAAGCTGCCGCTGGGCCGGGCGTGGGAGGCTCTGCGCGAGGACGACATCGCCTGCGCGTCCCTGGGCATCAACCGCACCAACATGAAGCTGGCGGCCTTTGCCATCGCGGCGATGTTCGGCGGCTTCGCCGGGTCCTTCTTCGCGACGCGCCAGGGCTTCATCAGCCCGGAGAGCTTCACCTTCATCGAGTCGGCGATCATCCTGGCCATCGTGGTGCTGGGCGGCATGGGCAGCCAGATCGGCGTGGTGGTCGCCACGCTGCTGGTGATCGGCCTGCCCGAGGCGTTCCGCGAGCTGGCCGACTACCGCATGCTGGCGTTCGGCGCCGGCATGGTGGTGATCATGCTGTGGCGTCCGCGCGGCCTGCTGGCCCACCGCGACCCGACCATCCTCCTGCATGGCGGCAAGAAGCCGATCCCGGCGGGAGCCGCGAAATGA
- a CDS encoding ROK family protein: MAATGSQSVGTGFGTEEYAGGHRIGIDLGGTKTEGILLDRQGNQLARHRVPTPKGDYDGTVATIRDLVARLEGEIPGGHKATVGLGIPGAISPATGLVKNANSTWLIGRDFTRDLTQALGRPVRIENDANCLAVSEATDGAGAGCGVVFAAILGTGCGAGIVVHGRVLGGRNAIAGEWGHNPLPWPTDAERPGPACYCGRQGCLETFVSGPAVAADHLAATGERLDAATILARAADPSAANDGCRSTADRLVGRLARGLAAVANLLDPDVIVLGGGLSNAELLYERLPAAMQPWAFSDRLDTPVRRACHGDSSGVRGAAWLWRPGELPDGT, from the coding sequence ATGGCAGCCACCGGATCGCAATCGGTCGGAACGGGGTTCGGAACAGAAGAGTATGCGGGCGGGCACCGCATCGGCATCGACCTGGGCGGGACCAAGACCGAGGGCATCCTGCTCGACCGACAGGGAAACCAGTTGGCGCGCCATAGAGTTCCCACGCCGAAGGGAGATTACGACGGCACGGTCGCGACCATCCGCGATCTGGTCGCCCGCCTGGAAGGGGAGATCCCCGGCGGGCACAAGGCGACGGTCGGGCTTGGCATTCCGGGCGCCATCTCTCCGGCGACCGGGCTGGTCAAGAACGCCAACTCCACCTGGCTGATCGGGCGCGATTTCACCCGCGACCTGACCCAGGCGCTCGGCCGGCCGGTGCGGATCGAGAATGACGCCAATTGTCTGGCGGTTTCGGAGGCGACCGACGGCGCCGGGGCCGGCTGCGGCGTGGTGTTCGCGGCGATCCTCGGCACCGGCTGCGGCGCCGGCATCGTCGTGCATGGCCGGGTGCTGGGCGGACGCAACGCCATCGCCGGGGAATGGGGGCACAACCCGCTGCCCTGGCCGACCGATGCCGAGCGGCCGGGACCGGCCTGCTATTGCGGCAGGCAAGGCTGCCTGGAGACCTTCGTGTCCGGACCCGCTGTGGCGGCGGACCATCTCGCGGCGACCGGCGAAAGGCTCGACGCCGCGACGATTCTCGCCCGCGCAGCCGATCCGTCCGCCGCCAACGACGGATGCAGGTCGACGGCGGACCGGCTGGTCGGCCGCCTCGCCCGTGGTCTGGCGGCGGTCGCCAACCTGCTGGACCCCGACGTCATCGTGCTGGGCGGCGGCCTGTCGAACGCCGAGCTGCTGTACGAGCGGCTGCCGGCGGCGATGCAGCCCTGGGCCTTCAGCGACCGTCTGGACACGCCGGTGCGCCGCGCCTGCCATGGCGATTCCAGTGGCGTGCGCGGCGCTGCATGGCTGTGGCGGCCCGGAGAGCTGCCGGACGGGACCTGA
- a CDS encoding branched-chain amino acid ABC transporter permease LivH (LivHMGF is the membrane component of the LIV-I/LS branched-chain amino acid transporter), translated as MDYFLQQLINGLSLGAIYGLIAIGYTMVYGIIGMINFAHGEIYMIGAFVALITFLAIGALGVTWVPLALLIMLVASMLFTSVYGWTVERIAYRPLRSSPRLAPLISAIGMSIFLQNYIQILQGARSKPLQPILPGNLTLMDGAVSVSYVRLATIIITLVLMVGFTILINRTSLGRAQRACEQDKKMAGLLGVNVDRVISLTFVMGAALAAVAGMMVLLIYGVIDFYIGFLAGVKSFTAAVLGGVGSLPGAMLGGVVIGLIEAFWSGYVGSEWKDVATFSILVLVLIFRPTGLLGRPEIEKV; from the coding sequence ATGGACTATTTTCTCCAGCAATTGATCAACGGCTTGTCGCTTGGGGCGATTTACGGCCTGATCGCGATTGGCTACACGATGGTGTACGGCATCATCGGCATGATCAACTTCGCCCATGGCGAGATTTACATGATCGGCGCCTTTGTGGCGCTGATCACCTTCCTGGCCATCGGCGCGCTCGGCGTCACCTGGGTGCCGCTGGCGCTGCTGATCATGCTGGTCGCCTCCATGCTGTTCACCAGCGTCTACGGCTGGACGGTCGAGCGCATCGCCTACCGGCCCCTGCGCTCCTCGCCCCGGCTGGCGCCGCTGATCTCCGCCATCGGCATGTCGATCTTCCTGCAGAACTACATCCAGATCCTCCAGGGCGCCCGCTCCAAGCCGCTGCAGCCCATCCTGCCCGGCAACCTCACCCTGATGGACGGCGCCGTTTCCGTCAGCTACGTCCGCCTCGCCACCATCATCATCACCCTGGTCCTGATGGTCGGCTTCACCATCCTGATCAACCGAACCTCGCTGGGCCGCGCCCAGCGCGCCTGCGAGCAGGACAAGAAGATGGCCGGCCTGCTCGGCGTCAACGTCGACCGCGTCATCTCGCTGACCTTCGTCATGGGCGCGGCGCTCGCCGCCGTCGCCGGCATGATGGTGCTGCTGATCTATGGCGTCATCGACTTCTACATCGGCTTCCTCGCCGGCGTGAAAAGCTTCACCGCCGCCGTGCTCGGCGGCGTCGGCTCGCTGCCCGGCGCCATGCTCGGCGGCGTGGTCATCGGTCTGATCGAAGCCTTCTGGTCGGGCTATGTCGGCTCCGAATGGAAGGACGTCGCAACCTTCTCCATCCTCGTCCTCGTCCTGATCTTCCGGCCCACCGGCCTGCTCGGCCGGCCCGAGATCGAGAAGGTGTAA
- a CDS encoding DegQ family serine endoprotease, whose translation MPHASVPRSYPIFRRLPAAALCALLSGAVLLPVLPAAAQDASAQPGASRTYSPPSFRDLARTQIDTVVNISSTQAPQASAGGGRLPEGLDLPPGSPLEEFFREFRNRQRGGQGDAPPDGAPNGSPNGLPSMALGSGFIIDPSGLIVTNSHVVADAAEIAVTLHDGTKLPAKLVGSDAPTDLALLKVESNKPLIAAHWGDSESVEVGDWVVAIGNPFGLGGSVTAGILSARARDIQQGPYDEYLQTDAAINRGNSGGPLYDANGAVIGINTAIYSPTGGSVGIGFAIPSSLAKPIIDQLKDGGKVRRGWLGVQVQRVTPDIAESLGVDGTGGALVTSVSPDSPAASAGLRQGDVITAFNGDPLEQMRQLPRLVASTGIGSTVPMTLLRGGKEESVQVTIGELRDEPQQVALSGSSGAPRSAQPEESKSALGLKLAPLTPGLRQTFSIADDVDGLVVTEVDRDSAASQRGLDLGDVIVEAGQEPVATPADLESRIAKAKEDGRKTLLMLVSRGGDLRYVPLPLSPSSNGRKG comes from the coding sequence ATGCCGCATGCGTCCGTGCCGCGCTCGTATCCGATCTTCCGACGCCTTCCGGCCGCGGCGCTGTGCGCGCTGCTGTCCGGCGCGGTCCTTTTGCCGGTGCTGCCTGCGGCTGCACAGGATGCCTCCGCGCAGCCGGGGGCGAGCAGGACCTATTCGCCGCCGTCTTTCCGCGACCTCGCCCGGACGCAAATCGACACGGTCGTCAACATCTCCAGCACCCAGGCGCCCCAGGCCTCGGCCGGCGGCGGCCGGCTGCCGGAGGGGCTGGACCTTCCGCCGGGATCGCCGCTGGAGGAGTTCTTCCGCGAATTCCGCAACCGCCAGAGGGGAGGGCAGGGAGACGCCCCGCCCGACGGCGCGCCGAACGGAAGCCCGAACGGCCTGCCGAGCATGGCGCTCGGCTCCGGCTTCATCATCGATCCGTCGGGCCTGATCGTCACCAACAGCCATGTGGTGGCCGACGCGGCGGAGATCGCCGTCACCCTGCATGACGGGACCAAGCTGCCGGCGAAGCTGGTGGGGTCCGACGCCCCGACCGATCTTGCGCTCCTGAAGGTCGAAAGCAACAAGCCGCTGATCGCCGCCCACTGGGGCGACAGCGAATCCGTGGAGGTCGGCGACTGGGTGGTCGCCATCGGCAATCCCTTCGGTCTCGGCGGGTCGGTGACCGCCGGCATCCTGTCCGCCCGCGCCCGCGACATCCAGCAAGGTCCCTACGACGAATATCTGCAGACCGACGCCGCCATCAACCGCGGCAATTCCGGCGGCCCGCTCTATGACGCCAACGGCGCGGTGATCGGCATCAACACCGCCATCTATTCGCCGACCGGCGGGTCGGTCGGCATCGGCTTCGCCATTCCGTCCTCGCTGGCCAAGCCGATCATCGACCAGTTGAAGGACGGTGGAAAGGTGCGGCGGGGCTGGCTGGGCGTCCAGGTCCAGCGCGTGACGCCGGACATCGCAGAAAGCCTGGGCGTGGACGGCACCGGCGGCGCGCTGGTCACCAGCGTGTCCCCCGACAGCCCGGCCGCGTCGGCCGGCCTGCGCCAGGGCGACGTCATCACCGCCTTCAACGGCGATCCGCTGGAACAGATGCGCCAGCTGCCCCGCCTCGTCGCCTCCACCGGGATCGGCAGCACCGTTCCGATGACCCTGCTGCGCGGCGGCAAGGAGGAATCGGTCCAGGTGACGATCGGCGAACTGCGCGACGAACCGCAGCAGGTGGCGCTGTCCGGATCGAGCGGCGCCCCCCGCTCCGCCCAACCGGAGGAGAGCAAGTCGGCGCTGGGCCTCAAGCTCGCCCCGCTGACCCCCGGCCTGCGCCAAACCTTCTCCATCGCCGACGATGTCGACGGGCTGGTGGTGACGGAGGTCGACCGCGACAGTGCCGCGTCTCAGCGCGGGCTCGATCTCGGCGACGTCATCGTCGAAGCGGGGCAGGAGCCGGTGGCGACCCCCGCCGACCTTGAATCCCGCATCGCCAAGGCGAAGGAAGACGGGCGCAAGACCCTGCTGATGCTGGTCAGCCGCGGCGGCGACCTGCGCTATGTCCCGCTTCCGCTGTCCCCCTCCAGCAATGGGCGGAAGGGGTAA
- a CDS encoding lipid-A-disaccharide synthase N-terminal domain-containing protein, producing MIERAAAWFQGQSTTDLIWVGVGVFAQIMFTMRFLVQWIASEKARRSVVPELFWYFSLGGGVLLFAYAFYRFDPVFMLGQGMGLVIYARNVYFVWSHKKSQGADGAVPSKS from the coding sequence ATGATCGAGCGCGCCGCAGCGTGGTTCCAGGGGCAAAGCACCACCGACCTGATCTGGGTCGGGGTCGGCGTATTCGCGCAGATCATGTTCACCATGCGCTTCCTCGTGCAGTGGATCGCCAGCGAGAAGGCGCGCCGCAGCGTGGTGCCGGAGCTGTTCTGGTACTTCTCGCTGGGCGGCGGGGTTCTGCTGTTCGCCTATGCCTTCTACCGCTTCGACCCGGTCTTCATGCTGGGGCAGGGCATGGGTCTGGTGATCTACGCCCGCAACGTCTATTTCGTCTGGAGCCACAAGAAGTCGCAGGGCGCCGACGGCGCGGTGCCGAGCAAATCGTGA
- a CDS encoding PAS-domain containing protein, producing the protein MGETGFARFDADERLVWANAAFAARFAVPADATLEGLFGGLLGCAAVADLRRGCPLTRGLPDGSAVTLALGAGGADEWLLTAIDAVATPAEQEPWAKTSSVLDCLSQGVMAFDHDLRLVAWNRRVLELLYIDPGFPRYAQPYEAVVRHIAEQGGYGRGEVDDLVAQRLDYIRKASWPFYNERVRPDGVVIETVTLPLPDGGFVTTYTDITQRKQAEREVASSRELLELAIQAAREGISKWDLRTGEVWFSPQWWGLLGYSEAEMDNSRRRWEELIHVEDLGAALEMERDLAAGRRSEGRLLQRFHHRSGATVFLETRTLAVAGGDAKPFRIVGSHTDVTESVRAAEAVRAAKEEAERALQDLKEAQVQLIQAEKMAALGSLVAGVTHEINTPVGIALTGASLLAEKTRALRHLFEAGALRRGDFAEFIDIADEATQLMLLNIERATRLIQSFKQIAVDQASEERRVFELNNYIHEVLRSLGMRIRRSGHTVAVHCPDDLTIDSFPGAFSQILTNFVINSLLHGYDPGVRGQLTVTVTAMDGEVELVYADDGRGIPAELHGKVFEPFFTTSRDRGGSGLGLNIVYTLVMRTLRGRLRLDSAPGAGTAFTLRFPRVTPAEPLPL; encoded by the coding sequence ATGGGGGAGACCGGGTTCGCCCGCTTTGATGCCGACGAACGCCTGGTATGGGCCAATGCCGCCTTCGCGGCCCGATTCGCCGTGCCGGCCGATGCGACGCTGGAGGGACTGTTCGGCGGCCTGCTGGGTTGTGCCGCCGTTGCCGACCTGCGCCGCGGTTGTCCATTGACGCGGGGGCTCCCCGACGGCAGCGCCGTGACCCTTGCGCTGGGGGCCGGCGGGGCGGACGAATGGCTGCTGACGGCGATCGATGCGGTTGCGACACCGGCCGAGCAGGAGCCCTGGGCGAAGACCAGTTCGGTGCTGGACTGCCTCAGCCAAGGGGTGATGGCCTTCGACCATGACCTGCGGCTGGTCGCCTGGAACCGGCGCGTGCTGGAATTGCTCTACATCGATCCCGGATTTCCGCGCTATGCCCAGCCCTATGAGGCGGTGGTCCGCCACATCGCGGAGCAGGGCGGCTATGGCCGCGGCGAAGTCGACGATCTGGTGGCGCAGCGGCTGGACTATATCCGCAAGGCCTCCTGGCCCTTTTACAACGAGCGCGTGCGGCCCGACGGCGTCGTCATCGAAACGGTGACCCTGCCGCTGCCCGACGGCGGGTTCGTCACCACCTACACCGACATCACCCAGCGCAAGCAGGCCGAGCGCGAGGTCGCCTCCAGCCGGGAATTGCTGGAACTGGCGATCCAAGCGGCGCGCGAGGGCATCTCGAAGTGGGATCTCCGCACCGGCGAGGTGTGGTTCTCCCCGCAATGGTGGGGCCTGCTGGGCTATTCCGAGGCGGAGATGGACAACAGCCGCCGCCGCTGGGAGGAACTGATCCACGTCGAGGATCTCGGCGCCGCACTGGAGATGGAACGGGATCTGGCGGCCGGTCGCCGGTCGGAAGGCCGGCTGCTGCAGCGCTTTCACCACCGTTCGGGCGCCACGGTCTTCCTGGAGACGCGAACGCTTGCCGTGGCGGGCGGCGACGCCAAGCCCTTCCGCATCGTCGGCTCCCACACCGACGTCACCGAGAGCGTGCGCGCGGCCGAAGCCGTGCGCGCCGCCAAGGAAGAGGCCGAACGCGCCCTGCAGGACCTGAAGGAGGCGCAGGTCCAGCTGATCCAGGCGGAGAAGATGGCGGCGCTGGGCTCATTGGTGGCCGGAGTGACGCACGAGATCAACACGCCGGTCGGCATCGCCCTGACCGGCGCCTCGCTGCTGGCGGAGAAGACCCGCGCGCTGCGCCACCTGTTCGAGGCCGGTGCGCTGCGGCGGGGCGATTTCGCCGAGTTCATCGACATCGCCGACGAGGCGACGCAGTTGATGCTGCTGAACATCGAGCGCGCCACCCGACTGATCCAGAGCTTCAAGCAGATTGCCGTCGACCAGGCGAGCGAGGAGCGCCGCGTCTTCGAACTGAACAACTACATCCACGAGGTTCTGCGCAGCCTGGGCATGCGCATCCGCCGCAGCGGCCATACGGTTGCCGTCCATTGCCCGGACGATCTGACGATCGACAGTTTTCCGGGGGCGTTCAGCCAGATCCTGACCAACTTCGTCATCAACTCGCTTCTGCATGGCTACGACCCGGGGGTGCGCGGCCAACTGACGGTGACCGTCACGGCGATGGATGGAGAGGTGGAGCTGGTCTATGCCGACGACGGACGCGGCATTCCGGCAGAGCTGCACGGCAAGGTGTTCGAGCCCTTCTTCACGACCAGCCGCGACCGCGGCGGCAGCGGGCTGGGGCTGAACATCGTCTACACGCTGGTCATGCGGACCCTGCGCGGCCGGCTGCGGCTGGACAGCGCACCGGGGGCGGGGACCGCCTTCACGCTGCGCTTCCCGCGCGTGACTCCGGCCGAACCGCTGCCGCTGTAG
- a CDS encoding glycosyltransferase family 2 protein, which yields MGWQTVSIYPENGQPVRLSVVVPVFNEAENVLPLLEEIERALIPVGGFEIIFVDDQSDDDTQARLAAAVDAGRLRVLRHVRRSGQSAAVRSGVKAARGEFVVTLDGDGQNDPADIPALYALVSTGEAGAPVLVGGLRKKRQDTLSKRWASKIANAVRQSFLQDGCTDSGCGLKLFRRDAFLDLPFFGAMHRFLPALFRAHGHPVAYVPVNHRPRERGVSKYNNWRRGLIGVVDLLGVYWLKRRTKLSPVSERL from the coding sequence ATGGGATGGCAAACCGTGAGCATTTATCCGGAGAACGGCCAGCCGGTGCGGCTGTCGGTCGTTGTCCCCGTTTTCAACGAGGCCGAGAATGTGCTGCCGCTGCTCGAAGAGATCGAGCGGGCGCTGATTCCGGTCGGCGGTTTCGAGATCATCTTCGTCGACGACCAGTCGGACGACGACACCCAGGCGCGCCTTGCCGCGGCGGTGGATGCCGGCCGGCTGCGCGTGCTGCGCCATGTCCGCCGCTCCGGCCAGAGCGCGGCGGTGCGCAGCGGCGTCAAGGCGGCACGTGGCGAGTTCGTCGTGACGCTGGACGGCGACGGCCAGAACGACCCGGCCGACATTCCGGCGCTCTACGCCCTGGTGTCGACCGGGGAGGCCGGTGCGCCGGTCCTGGTCGGCGGCCTGCGCAAAAAGCGGCAGGACACGCTGTCGAAGCGATGGGCCTCCAAGATCGCCAATGCGGTGCGCCAGTCGTTCCTGCAGGACGGCTGCACCGACAGCGGCTGCGGGCTGAAGCTGTTCCGCCGCGACGCCTTTCTCGACCTGCCCTTCTTCGGGGCGATGCACCGGTTCCTGCCGGCGCTGTTCCGTGCCCACGGCCATCCGGTGGCCTATGTGCCGGTGAACCATCGCCCGCGCGAGCGCGGCGTGTCGAAATACAACAACTGGCGGCGCGGGCTGATCGGCGTGGTCGATCTGCTGGGCGTTTACTGGCTGAAGCGGCGGACGAAGCTGTCCCCGGTCTCCGAACGCCTCTGA
- a CDS encoding glycosyltransferase family 39 protein, whose translation MTAISPQRSRPPTSHLPIWAYALLALIAAALFLPGFMVLPPFDRDEARFAQASSQMLDSGNFVDIRFQDETRYKKPVGIYWLQSAATAAADALRGIPVGADKVIWTYRIPSFLGAILAVLASAWTAARLFGGPAGFIAGMMMASCVVLGVEARMGKTDAVLLATVVIGQAALAHLYLGRRDPVPAGRAAWTVPLVFWIAAGVGVLVKGPMVLLVSGTTALVLALWDREAGWLKRLKPLAGLGIVVAIAAPWLIAIAIKSKGAFFAESVGHDMLGKVSGGQEGKGLPPGYYLGTFWVTFAPWSLLALLAVPWVWARRRLDAVRFCIAWIVPSWLVFEAVPTKLLHYTLPVFPAIAAVAAAALIDNFDRSRERPRRWLVAAAVALGVIGFGALTLAVAVIPWLVDRRIDPVGVALVPAVGGLFALALRSLLRGERRTGLAAGVGAAALLYAGTYAAVLPNIDGVWVSRQAARAVAQVRPCPDSVVASAGYSEPSLVFLLGTPTKLVHGPGAAAHLTADRACGLALVEDREAPAFLDSLGTATPLPLAELSGFNYNTGKRLHLTLYRLPAQ comes from the coding sequence GTGACCGCAATTTCTCCGCAACGCAGTCGTCCGCCGACCAGCCATCTTCCGATCTGGGCCTATGCGTTGCTGGCGCTGATCGCCGCGGCGCTGTTCCTGCCCGGCTTCATGGTGCTGCCGCCCTTCGACCGTGACGAGGCCCGCTTCGCCCAGGCCTCCTCCCAGATGCTGGACAGCGGCAACTTTGTCGACATCCGCTTCCAGGACGAGACCCGCTACAAGAAGCCGGTCGGCATCTATTGGCTGCAGAGCGCCGCCACCGCGGCGGCCGATGCGTTGCGTGGGATTCCGGTCGGGGCCGACAAGGTCATCTGGACCTACCGCATCCCCTCCTTCCTGGGAGCGATCCTGGCGGTTCTGGCCAGCGCCTGGACGGCCGCGCGCCTGTTCGGCGGCCCGGCCGGCTTCATCGCCGGGATGATGATGGCGTCCTGCGTCGTGCTGGGGGTCGAAGCGCGGATGGGGAAGACGGATGCCGTCCTGCTCGCCACCGTGGTGATCGGACAGGCCGCGCTCGCCCATCTCTATCTCGGCCGCCGCGATCCGGTCCCCGCCGGGCGCGCCGCCTGGACGGTTCCGCTGGTCTTCTGGATCGCCGCCGGCGTCGGCGTGCTGGTCAAGGGGCCGATGGTCCTGCTGGTGTCCGGCACCACCGCGCTGGTGCTCGCCCTGTGGGACCGCGAGGCCGGGTGGCTGAAGCGGCTGAAACCGCTGGCCGGGCTCGGCATCGTCGTCGCCATCGCCGCCCCCTGGCTGATCGCCATCGCCATCAAGAGCAAGGGCGCCTTCTTCGCCGAATCCGTCGGCCACGACATGCTGGGCAAGGTGTCGGGCGGGCAGGAGGGCAAGGGGCTGCCGCCCGGCTATTATCTCGGCACCTTCTGGGTGACCTTCGCCCCCTGGTCGCTGCTGGCGCTGCTGGCGGTTCCCTGGGTGTGGGCGCGGCGCCGGCTGGATGCGGTGCGCTTCTGCATCGCCTGGATCGTCCCGAGCTGGCTGGTGTTCGAAGCGGTGCCGACCAAGCTCCTGCACTACACCCTGCCGGTCTTCCCGGCCATTGCCGCCGTCGCCGCCGCTGCCCTGATCGACAATTTCGACCGCAGCCGCGAACGGCCGCGCCGCTGGCTGGTCGCCGCCGCGGTGGCGCTGGGCGTGATCGGATTTGGCGCCCTCACCCTGGCCGTTGCCGTGATCCCCTGGCTGGTCGACCGCCGGATCGATCCGGTCGGGGTCGCGCTGGTGCCGGCGGTGGGCGGCCTCTTCGCCCTTGCCCTGCGCTCGCTTCTGCGGGGCGAACGGCGAACCGGGCTGGCTGCCGGGGTCGGCGCCGCGGCATTGCTCTATGCCGGGACCTATGCCGCCGTGCTGCCGAACATCGACGGCGTGTGGGTCAGCCGACAGGCCGCCCGCGCGGTGGCGCAGGTCCGGCCCTGTCCGGACAGCGTGGTGGCTTCCGCCGGCTATTCGGAGCCGAGCTTGGTCTTCCTGCTCGGCACGCCGACCAAGCTGGTCCATGGGCCGGGGGCGGCGGCGCATCTGACGGCGGACCGTGCCTGCGGGCTGGCCCTGGTGGAGGACCGGGAGGCGCCGGCCTTCCTCGACAGCCTCGGCACGGCCACGCCGCTGCCGCTGGCGGAGCTGTCGGGCTTCAACTACAACACCGGCAAGCGCCTGCATCTGACGCTCTACCGGCTGCCGGCGCAATAA